One genomic segment of Gemmatimonadota bacterium includes these proteins:
- a CDS encoding cytochrome c oxidase subunit I, translated as MSTIAQQGAAEHRMPRDHFLNAAYTIKSWLLTMDHKRVGLLYLFSITFFFLIGGTFASLIRLELATPEADLMEADQYNVAFSMHGIVMIFFFLIPSIPAVFGNFIMPLMIGAKDVAFPKLNLMSWYLFIFGGTFGVLTTLLGGVDTGWTFYTPFSSTYSNSNVILAGMAAFIAGFSSILTGLNFMVTIHKMRAPGITWFKMPLFVWGMYATSLIMVLGTPVIAITLALMMVERGLHIGIFDPALGGDPVLFQHLFWFYSHPAVYIMILPGMGVISEVIAAFSRKRIFGYEFIAMSSVSIAVLGFFVWGHHLFVSGQSIYAGMVFSFITMLVAVPSAIKVFNWMATIYRGSVSYDAPMLYALGFIGLFSVGGLTGVFLAIMGLDIHMHDTYFVVAHFHYVMVGGAVTAFMAALHFWWPKISGRMYPEGWSRLAAFLIFAGFNLTFFPQFIVGYLGMPRRYHVYPEEWQLLNIMSSAGATILAAAFIVPAIYLLWSLKNGKIAGPNPWRATGLEWILSSPPPEHNFPTTPIVEEEPYDYGEVIDNPVHEEEHEKEREHA; from the coding sequence ATGAGCACGATAGCCCAGCAGGGGGCTGCCGAACACCGGATGCCCCGCGACCACTTCCTGAACGCGGCCTACACGATCAAGTCCTGGCTTTTGACGATGGACCACAAGCGCGTGGGGCTGCTGTACCTGTTCTCGATCACCTTCTTCTTCCTGATCGGGGGCACCTTCGCCAGCCTGATCCGCCTGGAACTGGCAACGCCCGAAGCGGATCTCATGGAAGCGGACCAGTACAACGTGGCCTTCTCCATGCACGGCATCGTCATGATCTTCTTCTTCCTGATCCCGTCCATACCGGCCGTGTTCGGGAACTTCATCATGCCCCTCATGATCGGGGCCAAGGACGTGGCTTTCCCGAAGCTGAACCTGATGAGCTGGTACCTCTTCATCTTCGGCGGTACGTTCGGCGTGCTGACCACCCTGCTCGGCGGGGTGGACACGGGCTGGACCTTCTACACCCCCTTCAGCAGCACCTATTCCAACAGCAACGTGATCCTGGCGGGCATGGCCGCCTTCATCGCCGGTTTTTCATCCATCCTGACCGGGCTGAACTTCATGGTGACCATCCACAAGATGCGGGCGCCGGGCATTACCTGGTTCAAGATGCCCCTCTTCGTCTGGGGCATGTACGCCACGAGCCTCATCATGGTGCTCGGCACGCCGGTCATCGCCATCACGCTGGCCCTCATGATGGTCGAGCGCGGGCTGCACATCGGCATATTCGATCCCGCCCTGGGCGGCGACCCGGTCCTGTTTCAGCACCTGTTCTGGTTCTACTCCCATCCGGCCGTGTACATCATGATCCTGCCCGGCATGGGGGTCATCTCCGAGGTCATCGCCGCCTTCAGCCGCAAGCGGATCTTCGGCTACGAATTCATCGCCATGTCCAGCGTTTCGATCGCGGTCCTCGGCTTCTTCGTCTGGGGCCACCACCTCTTCGTGAGCGGGCAGTCGATCTACGCCGGCATGGTCTTCTCCTTTATCACCATGCTCGTGGCGGTGCCTTCGGCGATCAAGGTATTCAACTGGATGGCGACCATTTACAGGGGATCGGTCTCCTATGACGCCCCCATGCTCTACGCACTGGGCTTCATCGGACTCTTCTCCGTGGGGGGCCTCACCGGCGTGTTCCTGGCCATCATGGGGCTGGACATCCACATGCACGACACGTATTTCGTGGTGGCCCACTTCCACTATGTCATGGTGGGCGGCGCGGTGACGGCCTTCATGGCCGCGCTGCACTTCTGGTGGCCCAAGATCTCCGGCCGGATGTACCCGGAGGGCTGGTCGCGCCTGGCCGCCTTCCTCATCTTCGCCGGGTTCAACCTGACCTTCTTCCCGCAATTCATCGTCGGGTACCTCGGCATGCCACGGCGGTATCACGTCTATCCGGAAGAATGGCAACTGCTCAACATCATGTCGTCCGCCGGCGCCACCATCCTGGCGGCGGCCTTCATCGTCCCGGCGATCTACCTGCTCTGGTCGCTGAAAAACGGCAAAATCGCCGGTCCAAATCCGTGGCGGGCTACGGGGCTGGAATGGATCCTGTCGTCGCCGCCGCCGGAACACAACTTCCCCACCACGCCGATCGTGGAGGAGGAGCCGTACGACTACGGCGAGGTGATCGACAACCCGGTGCACGAGGAAGAGCACGAGAAAGAACGCGAACACGCGTAG
- a CDS encoding trypsin-like peptidase domain-containing protein, protein MQGPRGPAGEPLNWADVIEEGQLNDATYAIGYQVLGFNFVVGSGFNAHFNNVIWTNAHVVRGLIEGLRSVRHLNPKPFAVKTGTEIGGSDSYALNTFIEHPEYDGTVDSPDVAVFIVEADFGRVPSFLPRNQARNLRVGQPIGTIGFPGEVADPFTSFPIATFKDGTISAFRPYGTERPTADNSRVVQHNLDLSGGTSGSFIFDHEGFIIAVNNAGTERLVFDQRTGRPQRIPTGNIGFGIRVDDVWRLVELGSSGTSPRITISRKNVFMRRLPTRDYPHDTYQPFPLNWNGQTVLP, encoded by the coding sequence TTGCAAGGTCCGCGGGGGCCAGCGGGCGAACCATTGAATTGGGCGGATGTGATTGAGGAAGGGCAGTTAAACGATGCGACTTATGCCATCGGCTATCAAGTGCTTGGATTCAATTTCGTTGTAGGGTCCGGTTTTAATGCTCACTTTAATAATGTTATTTGGACCAACGCCCATGTTGTAAGGGGACTTATCGAAGGTCTTCGCAGCGTGAGGCACTTAAACCCAAAACCATTTGCGGTGAAAACAGGCACCGAAATCGGCGGATCGGATTCGTACGCTTTGAACACATTCATTGAACATCCTGAATATGATGGCACAGTGGATTCTCCTGATGTGGCAGTATTTATCGTTGAAGCCGATTTTGGACGAGTTCCTTCTTTTCTACCACGTAACCAAGCACGTAATCTACGGGTTGGACAACCAATAGGCACAATAGGATTCCCGGGGGAGGTCGCCGATCCATTTACATCGTTTCCCATAGCCACATTCAAGGACGGTACCATCAGTGCTTTTAGGCCATACGGAACAGAGCGTCCCACCGCTGACAATAGCCGCGTTGTTCAGCACAACCTAGATCTGTCTGGTGGCACAAGTGGTAGCTTCATCTTCGATCATGAGGGGTTTATCATCGCTGTAAACAACGCTGGTACGGAACGACTCGTGTTCGATCAACGCACTGGTCGGCCACAACGTATTCCAACGGGAAACATTGGATTTGGTATCCGTGTAGATGACGTATGGCGTCTTGTAGAATTGGGAAGTAGCGGGACATCACCAAGAATAACAATCAGTAGAAAGAACGTCTTTATGCGGCGACTACCTACACGAGACTATCCTCACGATACATATCAACCGTTCCCTTTAAACTGGAACGGGCAGACTGTATTGCCTTAA
- a CDS encoding DUF3341 domain-containing protein produces the protein MNHGPAQPELRGLVAEFENEEAIVEATQKTVDAGYHHIETYTPYPLDELLDIQHLHKNKVALVILIGGLTGCAVGFFMQWFASVIHYPINVGGRPLNSWPAFIPVMFECTVLFASFAALIGMMVMNKLPRPNHPLFDIERFRYATQDRFFLCIEAEDPYFEKDATRQFLEELNPHEVNEVEA, from the coding sequence ATGAATCACGGACCCGCCCAGCCCGAACTGCGCGGCCTCGTGGCCGAGTTTGAAAACGAGGAAGCCATCGTGGAAGCCACGCAGAAGACCGTGGACGCCGGGTACCATCATATCGAGACCTACACGCCCTACCCCCTCGACGAGTTGCTCGACATCCAGCACCTCCACAAGAACAAGGTGGCGCTGGTGATCCTGATCGGCGGGCTGACCGGATGCGCCGTGGGTTTCTTCATGCAGTGGTTCGCCTCCGTGATCCACTACCCGATCAACGTGGGCGGCCGTCCCCTGAACAGCTGGCCGGCCTTCATCCCGGTCATGTTCGAGTGCACGGTCCTGTTCGCTTCCTTCGCCGCGCTGATCGGCATGATGGTCATGAACAAGCTGCCCCGGCCGAACCATCCGCTTTTCGATATCGAGCGGTTCCGGTACGCCACGCAGGACCGGTTCTTCCTGTGCATCGAGGCGGAAGACCCGTACTTCGAAAAGGACGCGACCCGGCAGTTTCTGGAAGAGTTAAACCCCCACGAGGTGAATGAAGTTGAAGCGTAG
- a CDS encoding oxidase, giving the protein MTERAEHDHQAEGGHQAEGGGHGDHHGPHIATSANYLTIFTALLVLTALTVWAATLEMGFLNTPVAMFIASVKAILVILYFMHLKFSPGQTKLAAAAAIFWLLILLIITFFDYIGRTWQDNPAGW; this is encoded by the coding sequence ATGACTGAACGCGCAGAACACGACCATCAAGCCGAAGGCGGACATCAAGCCGAAGGCGGCGGCCACGGGGACCACCACGGCCCCCACATCGCCACCTCGGCCAACTACCTGACCATCTTCACGGCGCTGCTGGTCCTCACCGCCTTGACGGTGTGGGCGGCCACCCTGGAAATGGGCTTTCTCAACACGCCTGTGGCCATGTTCATCGCCAGTGTCAAGGCGATCCTGGTGATCCTGTACTTCATGCACCTGAAGTTCAGCCCCGGCCAGACCAAGCTCGCCGCCGCCGCCGCCATCTTCTGGCTGCTGATCCTTCTCATCATCACCTTCTTCGACTACATCGGCCGCACCTGGCAGGACAATCCCGCGGGCTGGTAA
- the coxB gene encoding cytochrome c oxidase subunit II: protein MNNQFQLHPEIASTFAFEVDLLYFFVVAVSIFFMALICVLIFLFAMKYRRRTEDQQAETQTHGHLGLEITWSAIPLVLMLIMFAWGVWLFFRVYQIPDGAMEYYVVGKQWMWHVQHPTGQREINEMHVPINTPVKLTMASEDVIHSFFIPAFRVKNDVIPGRYTSLTFEATKPGKYHLFCAEYCGTEHSMMIGSVYAMEPEDYQDWLGGGVSDETPEEAGARLFSQLNCDTCHSDQAAARGPSLNGKFGTEEVLASGERILIDEAYIRESIVNPRIRMVAGYPSIMPTYQGQITETNIFNLISYIKSLPSTEGAQ, encoded by the coding sequence ATGAACAACCAATTCCAACTGCATCCCGAGATCGCATCAACCTTTGCCTTCGAAGTCGATCTGCTGTATTTTTTCGTAGTGGCCGTCAGCATATTCTTCATGGCCCTGATCTGCGTGCTGATCTTTCTTTTCGCCATGAAGTACCGGCGCCGCACCGAGGACCAGCAGGCGGAAACGCAGACCCACGGCCACCTGGGCCTCGAAATCACGTGGTCCGCAATACCGCTCGTCCTCATGCTGATCATGTTCGCCTGGGGCGTCTGGCTTTTCTTCCGGGTATACCAGATCCCGGACGGCGCCATGGAGTACTACGTGGTCGGCAAGCAGTGGATGTGGCACGTCCAGCATCCCACGGGCCAGCGGGAAATCAACGAAATGCACGTGCCGATCAACACGCCGGTGAAGCTGACCATGGCTTCCGAGGACGTCATACACAGCTTCTTCATTCCGGCGTTCCGGGTGAAGAACGACGTGATTCCAGGACGGTACACTTCGTTGACCTTCGAGGCGACGAAGCCCGGCAAGTACCACCTGTTCTGCGCCGAATACTGCGGCACCGAACACTCGATGATGATCGGAAGCGTATACGCCATGGAACCGGAGGACTACCAGGACTGGCTGGGCGGCGGCGTGTCCGACGAGACGCCCGAGGAGGCCGGGGCGCGGCTCTTCTCGCAGCTCAACTGCGATACGTGCCACAGCGACCAGGCCGCGGCCCGTGGGCCGTCCCTGAACGGAAAATTCGGCACGGAGGAAGTCCTTGCCAGCGGTGAACGCATCCTGATCGACGAAGCCTATATCCGGGAATCCATCGTCAATCCCAGGATCCGGATGGTGGCAGGCTATCCGTCGATCATGCCGACCTACCAGGGTCAGATTACGGAGACCAACATCTTCAATCTGATTTCCTATATCAAATCGCTGCCGAGTACGGAGGGCGCCCAATGA
- a CDS encoding SCO family protein yields MASKPYRYAAVAAGLIAIAVLIVAPCDMHGQEGDSGPAVMKDIGSGPGLDASATPEILKHVGIEQRIGVSLPLDLEFNDETGTPVSLGSYFGDKPVILTLVYYDCPMLCTEVLNGLNRSLAPLNYSIGEEFEVVTVSFDPRESPTLASQKKAVYTQRYGRPGTGEGWHFLTGEAAAIDALTESVGFNYVYDETEGQFVHGSAIMIISPKGTVSHYFFGIEYPSEDIRLAIIESSEEKLGNVFDQIMLYCFNYDPEQGRYGVAIMNAMRLAGLVTLLAMGSFMVVMFKRDRRRRRERIERGDDA; encoded by the coding sequence ATGGCGAGCAAACCATACAGATACGCCGCAGTTGCCGCGGGGCTTATTGCGATCGCGGTCCTGATCGTGGCTCCCTGCGACATGCATGGACAGGAAGGCGATAGCGGCCCGGCCGTCATGAAGGATATCGGCTCGGGACCCGGCCTGGACGCGAGCGCCACGCCCGAGATCCTGAAGCACGTGGGTATCGAACAGAGAATCGGCGTCTCCCTGCCCCTGGACCTCGAGTTCAACGATGAAACGGGCACGCCGGTAAGCCTGGGCAGCTACTTCGGCGACAAGCCGGTCATCCTGACGCTGGTCTACTACGATTGCCCCATGCTGTGCACGGAAGTGCTCAACGGGCTCAACCGCAGCCTGGCCCCCCTGAATTACAGTATCGGGGAGGAATTCGAGGTCGTGACCGTCAGTTTCGACCCCCGGGAGTCCCCCACTCTTGCGTCGCAGAAGAAGGCCGTTTACACGCAACGCTACGGGCGGCCCGGCACCGGGGAAGGCTGGCATTTCCTCACGGGCGAAGCGGCGGCGATCGACGCGCTGACGGAATCCGTCGGCTTCAACTACGTCTACGACGAAACGGAAGGGCAGTTCGTCCACGGCAGCGCCATCATGATCATCAGTCCGAAGGGCACGGTATCGCACTACTTCTTCGGGATCGAGTACCCGTCGGAGGACATCCGGCTGGCCATCATCGAATCTTCCGAGGAAAAACTGGGCAACGTGTTCGACCAGATCATGCTGTACTGTTTCAACTACGATCCCGAGCAGGGCCGGTACGGCGTTGCCATCATGAACGCGATGCGCCTCGCGGGGCTGGTCACGCTGCTGGCCATGGGTTCCTTCATGGTCGTCATGTTCAAGCGGGACCGCCGGCGGCGGCGGGAACGGATCGAACGCGGAGATGATGCGTAA
- a CDS encoding cytochrome c: MAFIYAGFLCVLCLAAASACRQDMHDQPRAEPFEESDFFGDRRSVRPAVEGTIARGNLRLDEHFYTGKIDGALATTFPSTVTIEMLKRGQERYDIYCAPCHSKTGDGLGMIVQRGMKQPESFHSQRLLDVEVGHYVDVVTNGFGTMYSYEERIDPADRWAIAAYIRALQMSQGANLAELPESDQQRIQQIVEVEE; this comes from the coding sequence ATGGCCTTCATATACGCCGGTTTCCTGTGCGTCCTGTGCCTGGCCGCCGCATCGGCCTGCCGGCAGGACATGCACGACCAGCCGCGCGCCGAGCCCTTCGAGGAGAGCGACTTCTTCGGCGACCGGCGGTCGGTGCGTCCCGCGGTGGAAGGGACCATCGCCCGGGGAAACCTGAGACTGGACGAGCATTTCTATACGGGCAAGATCGACGGTGCGCTGGCGACGACGTTCCCCAGCACGGTTACCATTGAAATGCTGAAGCGGGGACAGGAACGGTACGACATCTACTGCGCGCCGTGCCACAGCAAGACGGGCGACGGACTCGGCATGATCGTGCAGCGCGGCATGAAGCAGCCGGAGTCCTTTCACAGCCAGCGGCTCCTCGACGTGGAGGTGGGGCATTACGTCGACGTGGTGACCAACGGCTTCGGCACCATGTACAGTTACGAGGAACGCATCGATCCGGCCGACCGTTGGGCCATCGCCGCTTATATCCGCGCGCTGCAGATGAGCCAGGGCGCCAACCTGGCCGAACTGCCGGAATCCGATCAGCAAAGAATTCAACAAATCGTGGAAGTGGAAGAATGA
- a CDS encoding cytochrome c oxidase subunit 3 family protein: protein MRHQFDDMDQQNDAASLGMWLFLLTEVMFFGGFFLGYSIYRSEYYESFVIGSQNLDVFLGGLNTVALITSSVTMAFAVRAAQLGKKNHILIFLVLTLVLGLVFMVNKYIEYSHKLHDGLIPGYNFLWTGLGDGQTIQLFYGFYFCMTGTHGLHVLIGLVLIVWLLIRVWQDKFTPEYYAPIENFGLYWHFVDLVWIFLFPLLYLIGGLAV, encoded by the coding sequence ATGCGTCATCAGTTCGACGACATGGACCAGCAGAACGATGCCGCGAGCCTGGGGATGTGGCTGTTCCTGCTGACGGAGGTCATGTTCTTCGGCGGGTTCTTCCTGGGATATTCGATCTACCGGAGCGAGTATTACGAATCCTTCGTCATAGGAAGCCAGAATCTCGACGTCTTCCTGGGCGGCCTGAACACCGTCGCCCTGATCACAAGCAGCGTCACCATGGCCTTCGCCGTCCGGGCGGCCCAGCTCGGCAAGAAGAACCACATCCTGATCTTCCTGGTGCTGACGCTTGTACTCGGCCTCGTGTTCATGGTGAACAAGTACATCGAGTATTCCCATAAGCTGCACGACGGCCTGATCCCTGGATACAATTTCCTGTGGACCGGCCTGGGCGACGGGCAGACCATACAGCTGTTCTACGGCTTCTACTTCTGTATGACCGGAACGCACGGCCTGCACGTCCTCATTGGGCTCGTGCTCATCGTCTGGCTGCTGATCCGCGTCTGGCAGGACAAGTTCACCCCCGAGTACTACGCGCCGATCGAAAATTTCGGCCTGTACTGGCACTTTGTCGACCTGGTCTGGATCTTCCTCTTCCCGCTGCTGTACCTCATCGGCGGACTGGCTGTATAG
- a CDS encoding DUF1624 domain-containing protein produces MAAIDWMRGLVMVLMAVDHASLAFNGGRLGDDSWYADETGSTLPAAQFFTRWITHLCAPTFVFLAGTALALSFERRRIAGARDRDLDRHLFKRALVILAFELLWWSPFSLQVLFAIAMGLICMIPLRRLSTRTLLIAALSILFLHEAVFWGIMHLGGITADMIREVTKMPMPDGEFDQEAMNEAAAQVRNLGWMSVFNPFFHPGLLVKIGPIPLWVQYPFVPWLGMMILGWLLGRFLVQQSIAPAPSPNVSSGSTVDARAGAPRSSMPVERLLVIAGLLALGLFVLFRAWNGYGNMLLLREDFSLVQWLYVSKYPPSLTFALLELGLMALVLSGFFRYQRNLKSPIRNRNPLLVFGQTAFFFYLIHMHILIFSGLALGMFMQQGLGAAYLAALGVLILLYPVCLWFRRFKARRPKGWVRYI; encoded by the coding sequence ATGGCGGCCATCGACTGGATGCGCGGCCTCGTCATGGTCCTGATGGCCGTCGACCACGCCAGCCTGGCGTTCAACGGCGGCCGGCTCGGCGACGATTCGTGGTACGCCGATGAGACGGGGTCTACGCTCCCCGCCGCCCAGTTCTTCACACGCTGGATTACCCACCTGTGCGCGCCGACCTTCGTCTTCCTGGCCGGGACGGCGCTGGCCCTGAGCTTCGAGCGGCGCCGTATTGCCGGGGCCCGTGACCGCGACCTGGACCGGCACCTGTTCAAACGGGCGCTCGTCATCCTTGCTTTCGAACTGCTGTGGTGGTCTCCTTTCAGCCTCCAGGTCCTGTTTGCCATCGCCATGGGGCTGATCTGCATGATCCCCTTGCGGCGCCTGTCCACCCGCACGCTGCTGATCGCCGCGCTTTCAATCCTGTTCCTGCACGAAGCCGTGTTCTGGGGCATCATGCACCTGGGTGGCATTACGGCCGACATGATTCGCGAGGTGACGAAGATGCCGATGCCGGACGGGGAATTCGATCAGGAAGCGATGAACGAGGCGGCCGCCCAGGTCCGCAACCTGGGCTGGATGAGCGTTTTCAACCCATTTTTTCATCCGGGGCTGCTTGTCAAGATCGGCCCCATACCCCTGTGGGTGCAGTATCCCTTCGTGCCCTGGCTGGGGATGATGATCCTGGGCTGGCTGCTGGGACGCTTTCTGGTGCAACAATCGATTGCCCCTGCGCCGTCGCCCAATGTTTCAAGTGGCTCGACCGTCGATGCGCGCGCAGGCGCGCCACGGTCCTCGATGCCGGTCGAACGCCTGCTGGTCATCGCGGGGCTTCTGGCGCTGGGCCTGTTTGTGCTGTTCCGCGCCTGGAACGGCTATGGCAACATGCTGCTCCTTCGCGAGGACTTTTCCCTGGTGCAGTGGCTTTATGTCAGCAAATACCCGCCAAGCCTGACCTTCGCCCTGCTGGAATTGGGTCTGATGGCCCTGGTACTGTCCGGATTCTTCCGGTACCAGCGCAATCTGAAGAGTCCGATCCGAAACCGGAATCCCCTGCTGGTGTTCGGCCAGACCGCCTTCTTCTTCTACCTGATTCATATGCACATCCTGATCTTCAGCGGGCTGGCCCTGGGTATGTTCATGCAGCAAGGACTGGGCGCCGCCTACCTGGCCGCCCTGGGGGTGCTGATCCTGCTCTATCCGGTGTGCCTGTGGTTCCGCCGTTTCAAAGCCCGCCGCCCCAAAGGCTGGGTGAGGTATATCTAG
- a CDS encoding hydrogenase, protein MSQQEQAVDIEKVDKYTGDGFVAPEYDNTTVTQKISNIVLRSGSPWGWYLAVAVLLPIVGMLGISITWLVLIGTGIWGLNVPVGWGFAIINFVWWIGIGHAGTLISAILHLMRQDWRNSINRFAEAMTIFAVMCAGMFPLLHVGRPWLAYWLLPLPNTMSLWPQWRSPLVWDVFAVSTYFTVSLIFWYMGMIPDLGTLRDRAKHPVVARIYGIFAMGWRGASSHWARYEKAYLILAGLSTPLVLSVHSIVSLDFAVSLIPGWHTTVFPPYFVAGAIYAGFAMVLTLTIPVRHWFGLQGLITTRHLENMGKVTLATGFIVVYGYAMEAFISWYSASPYEGFMMWNRMTGQYAPVYWALIFCNAVSIQILWWKRARRSPLVLFIVSLIVGVGMWLERFVIVVTSLANDYMPSSWDYYAGTIWDWSLYIGTIGFFLFMMCLFIRFLPMIPMSEMKMIIPKHRNKKDA, encoded by the coding sequence TTGTCGCAACAGGAACAGGCAGTCGACATAGAAAAGGTCGATAAGTACACGGGCGACGGTTTCGTAGCTCCCGAGTACGACAACACCACCGTCACCCAGAAGATATCCAATATCGTCCTTAGATCGGGTTCGCCCTGGGGCTGGTACCTGGCCGTGGCGGTCCTGCTGCCCATCGTCGGCATGCTGGGCATCTCCATCACCTGGCTGGTGCTGATCGGAACCGGCATCTGGGGGCTGAACGTGCCGGTCGGCTGGGGATTCGCCATCATCAACTTCGTCTGGTGGATCGGGATCGGACACGCCGGGACGCTCATCTCCGCCATCCTGCACCTCATGCGGCAGGACTGGCGCAACTCGATCAACCGGTTCGCGGAAGCCATGACGATCTTCGCCGTGATGTGCGCCGGCATGTTCCCGCTGCTCCACGTGGGCCGTCCCTGGCTGGCCTACTGGCTGCTTCCGCTGCCCAACACCATGTCGCTTTGGCCGCAGTGGCGCTCGCCGCTGGTCTGGGACGTCTTCGCCGTATCCACCTACTTCACCGTTTCCCTGATCTTCTGGTACATGGGGATGATCCCGGATCTCGGCACCCTGCGGGACCGGGCGAAGCATCCTGTAGTCGCGCGGATCTACGGCATATTTGCCATGGGCTGGCGCGGCGCGTCCTCCCACTGGGCCCGTTACGAGAAGGCCTACCTGATCCTGGCCGGCCTGTCCACGCCCCTGGTCCTGTCCGTGCACTCCATCGTTTCGCTCGACTTCGCCGTCTCGCTGATCCCTGGCTGGCACACCACAGTGTTCCCGCCCTACTTCGTGGCCGGCGCCATCTACGCTGGATTCGCCATGGTGCTGACGCTGACCATCCCCGTGCGGCACTGGTTCGGCCTGCAGGGACTGATCACGACGCGCCACCTGGAGAACATGGGCAAGGTGACCCTGGCGACGGGCTTCATCGTCGTATACGGATATGCCATGGAGGCCTTCATATCGTGGTACAGCGCGAGCCCGTACGAAGGGTTCATGATGTGGAACCGCATGACCGGCCAGTACGCGCCGGTTTACTGGGCGCTGATCTTCTGCAACGCCGTCAGCATCCAGATTCTCTGGTGGAAGCGCGCCCGCCGAAGCCCCCTCGTGCTGTTCATCGTCTCCCTGATCGTCGGCGTCGGCATGTGGCTGGAACGGTTCGTCATCGTCGTGACCAGCCTGGCCAACGACTACATGCCTTCGTCGTGGGACTACTACGCGGGCACGATCTGGGACTGGAGCCTGTACATCGGGACCATCGGTTTCTTCCTGTTCATGATGTGCCTGTTCATCCGGTTCCTGCCCATGATCCCCATGTCCGAGATGAAGATGATCATACCGAAGCACCGGAACAAGAAGGACGCCTAA